Proteins encoded in a region of the Ancylobacter sp. SL191 genome:
- the pabB gene encoding aminodeoxychorismate synthase component I: protein MIQEPPPLVVEIAFQEPWLAARRLAGDAARASGLVFLDSAMTHPLLGRWSYVMARPFGRFTVEEGVPRWDGERQNGAPLAVLRERLARHAQPRLPGGAGFQAGAAGYLAYEAGRLFDRFPTAQAETGEGPEIDLGFYDVVLAFDMAASRAHLISTGWPESEPARRAKRARERLAEVSEQLTTPLPPLGPAVTATDWRSNFDAARYQEAVADVIAYIRAGDIFQANFTQRFEARLASGGGALDPLRLYDQLRRANPATFAALIIGAERTIASSSPERFVKLTGREVETRPIKGTVPRSVEPTLDAFRGRELTASEKDRAENVMIVDLLRNDLSRVCRPGTVKVPRLCGLETYANVHHLVSVVTGTLAEGRDGLDLTAASFPGGSITGAPKIRAMEIIRELEGRPRGVYCGSIGYIGFDGAMDFNIAIRTVTVEKDVASFGVGGGITTLSDPAAEHAESLTKAERLFRAFRPEVGA from the coding sequence ATGATTCAGGAACCGCCGCCCCTCGTCGTCGAGATCGCCTTTCAGGAGCCGTGGCTTGCCGCGCGGCGGCTGGCGGGAGATGCCGCGCGCGCCAGCGGGCTGGTCTTCCTCGACAGCGCGATGACCCACCCCCTGCTCGGGCGCTGGTCCTATGTGATGGCGCGCCCCTTCGGCCGCTTCACCGTGGAAGAAGGCGTGCCGCGCTGGGATGGCGAGCGCCAGAATGGCGCCCCGCTGGCGGTGCTGCGTGAGCGTCTGGCCCGCCATGCCCAGCCGCGCCTGCCGGGCGGGGCCGGGTTTCAGGCCGGGGCGGCCGGCTATCTCGCCTATGAGGCGGGCCGCCTGTTCGACCGCTTTCCCACCGCGCAGGCCGAGACGGGCGAAGGCCCGGAGATCGACCTCGGCTTTTACGATGTGGTCCTGGCCTTCGACATGGCGGCCAGCCGTGCCCACCTCATCTCCACGGGCTGGCCGGAAAGCGAGCCCGCCCGCCGGGCGAAGCGGGCGCGCGAGCGGCTGGCGGAGGTGAGCGAACAACTCACGACGCCTCTGCCCCCCCTCGGGCCGGCGGTGACGGCGACCGACTGGCGCTCCAATTTCGACGCGGCGCGCTATCAGGAGGCCGTGGCTGACGTCATCGCCTATATCCGCGCCGGCGACATCTTCCAGGCGAACTTCACCCAGCGATTCGAGGCGCGGCTGGCAAGCGGCGGCGGTGCGCTCGATCCGCTGCGGCTCTACGACCAGTTGCGGCGCGCCAACCCCGCCACCTTCGCCGCGCTCATCATCGGCGCGGAGCGGACGATCGCCTCTTCCTCGCCCGAGCGCTTCGTCAAGCTTACCGGCCGTGAGGTCGAGACGCGCCCGATCAAGGGCACGGTGCCGCGCTCGGTGGAGCCGACGCTCGATGCCTTTCGCGGCCGCGAGCTGACCGCGAGCGAGAAGGACCGCGCCGAAAACGTGATGATCGTCGACCTGCTGCGCAACGATCTCTCGCGCGTCTGCCGGCCGGGCACGGTGAAGGTGCCGCGCCTGTGCGGGCTGGAGACCTATGCCAATGTGCATCACCTCGTCTCGGTGGTGACCGGCACGCTGGCGGAGGGTCGTGACGGGCTCGACCTCACCGCCGCCTCCTTCCCCGGCGGTTCGATCACCGGCGCGCCGAAGATCCGCGCCATGGAGATCATCCGCGAGCTGGAGGGGCGCCCGCGCGGCGTCTATTGCGGCTCCATCGGCTATATCGGCTTTGACGGCGCGATGGATTTCAACATCGCCATCCGTACCGTGACGGTGGAGAAGGATGTGGCGAGCTTCGGCGTCGGCGGGGGCATCACCACCCTGTCCGATCCCGCGGCCGAACATGCCGAGAGCCTGACCAAGGCCGAGCGGCTGTTCCGCGCCTTCCGGCCGGAGGTGGGCGCATGA
- a CDS encoding tripartite tricarboxylate transporter substrate binding protein BugD, with product MMNFKSAAIAVAALALSAMPFAGAKAQDYPNRNVTMIVPFAAGGPTDTVARLIAESMSRSLGQQVVVENVGGAGGTRGAGQVAKATPDGYTILLHHIGQATSATLYRKLPYNVLTDFEEIGLVTDVPMTMIGKSGLPPKDAAELIAYVKDKKDGVIYGNAGVGSASHLCGMLFMSAIGTPMTTVPYQGTGPAMNDLVGGQIDLMCDQSTNTTGQIKAGKVKAYGVTTPNRLKSLPDIPTFKEGALPGFEIAVWHGLYAPKGTPKPFIDKLNAALLVALQDPKVVARFADLGTEPVALERATPEVHQKFLEAEVAKWKPVIEKAGVFAD from the coding sequence ATGATGAATTTCAAGTCGGCCGCCATCGCGGTCGCGGCCCTGGCGCTGTCGGCCATGCCGTTCGCCGGCGCCAAGGCGCAGGACTATCCCAACCGCAATGTGACGATGATCGTGCCATTCGCGGCCGGTGGCCCGACCGACACGGTGGCCCGCCTCATCGCCGAATCCATGTCGCGCTCGCTCGGCCAGCAGGTGGTCGTCGAGAATGTCGGCGGCGCCGGCGGCACGCGCGGCGCCGGCCAGGTCGCCAAGGCCACCCCCGACGGCTACACGATTCTTCTGCACCATATCGGCCAGGCGACCTCCGCCACCCTCTACCGCAAGCTGCCCTACAATGTGCTGACGGACTTCGAGGAAATCGGCCTCGTCACCGACGTGCCGATGACCATGATCGGCAAGTCCGGCCTGCCGCCGAAGGATGCGGCCGAGCTGATCGCCTATGTGAAGGACAAGAAGGACGGCGTGATCTACGGCAATGCCGGCGTCGGCTCGGCCTCGCATCTGTGCGGCATGCTGTTCATGTCCGCCATCGGCACGCCCATGACCACCGTTCCCTATCAGGGCACGGGCCCGGCCATGAACGACCTCGTCGGCGGCCAGATCGACCTGATGTGCGACCAGTCGACCAACACCACCGGCCAGATCAAGGCCGGCAAGGTGAAGGCGTATGGCGTCACCACCCCGAACCGCCTGAAGTCGCTGCCGGATATCCCGACCTTCAAGGAAGGCGCGCTGCCGGGCTTCGAGATCGCGGTGTGGCACGGCCTCTACGCGCCCAAGGGCACGCCGAAGCCGTTCATCGACAAGCTGAACGCCGCGCTCCTCGTCGCGCTGCAGGATCCCAAGGTGGTCGCCCGCTTCGCCGATCTCGGCACGGAGCCGGTCGCGCTCGAGCGCGCCACCCCGGAAGTTCACCAGAAATTCCTGGAGGCGGAAGTCGCCAAGTGGAAGCCGGTGATCGAGAAGGCCGGCGTCTTCGCCGACTGA
- a CDS encoding tripartite tricarboxylate transporter TctB family protein, translating into MVRFVKNPRDVATGLLLIVVAAFFAWQGSDLPMGRAIRMGPGYFPMILAGLLALFGLIVLLTGLTTHPEDGGSLNLREWPWRALFLVTLAVVLFGVGIRPLGLGASMWLAVFISALASGRFSIVTGVISASIMVAFSWGVFIKGLGLPLPMLGPWLGGY; encoded by the coding sequence ATGGTTCGCTTCGTCAAGAATCCGCGCGATGTCGCGACAGGGCTGCTGCTGATCGTGGTCGCCGCCTTTTTCGCCTGGCAAGGTTCCGACCTGCCGATGGGCCGTGCCATAAGAATGGGGCCCGGTTACTTCCCGATGATCCTGGCCGGTCTGCTTGCACTCTTCGGCCTGATCGTCCTCCTCACTGGCCTCACTACCCACCCGGAAGATGGCGGCTCGCTCAACCTGCGCGAGTGGCCGTGGCGGGCGCTTTTCCTGGTCACGCTGGCCGTGGTGCTGTTCGGCGTGGGCATCCGTCCGCTCGGCCTCGGCGCCTCGATGTGGCTCGCCGTCTTCATCTCCGCCCTTGCCAGCGGCCGCTTCAGCATTGTCACGGGGGTGATTTCGGCGAGCATCATGGTCGCCTTCTCCTGGGGCGTGTTCATCAAGGGGCTCGGCCTGCCGCTGCCCATGCTCGGGCCTTGGCTCGGCGGCTACTGA
- a CDS encoding tripartite tricarboxylate transporter permease has product MEIFDNLALGFSVAFTFQNILYCFLGVLLGTLIGVLPGLGPVPTIAMLLPITFGLPPVAALIMLAGIYYGAQYGGSTTAILINLPGESSSVVTAIDGYQMARQGRAGAALATAALGSFFAGSVATFLLAVFAPPLADLALKFGPPEYFALMVLGLVASVALASGSVIKALAMVVLGILLGLSGQDVYTGTPRFTFDMIELADGIEFVALAMGVFGIGEIVRNLEDEHTRTVMVQKVKGLLLSKEDFKRIIGPVIRGTFLGSFLGILPGGGAILSSFAAYSIEKKISRHPERFGKGAIEGVAGPESANNAGAQTSFIPMLTLGIPSNPVMALMIGALIIQGIVPGPNVVNEQPSLFWGIVASMWIGNFLLVVLNLPLIGIWVRLLTVPYHILFPLIVGFCCIGVYSVNNNNFDVYTMAIFGLIGYVLVKLHCEPAPLLLGFIIGPMLEEYLRRAMLISRGDPLVFISRPISATMLALAALALLVVLLPSVRKKRDEAFKE; this is encoded by the coding sequence TTGGAAATCTTTGACAATCTGGCGCTCGGCTTCTCCGTCGCCTTCACCTTCCAGAACATTCTCTACTGCTTCCTGGGGGTGCTGCTGGGCACGCTGATCGGCGTTTTGCCGGGCCTCGGCCCGGTGCCGACCATCGCCATGCTGCTGCCGATCACCTTCGGCCTGCCGCCGGTGGCGGCGCTCATCATGCTCGCCGGCATCTATTACGGCGCGCAATATGGCGGCTCGACCACGGCCATCCTGATCAACCTGCCGGGCGAGAGTTCGTCCGTCGTCACCGCCATTGACGGCTACCAGATGGCCCGCCAGGGCCGGGCCGGCGCCGCGCTTGCAACCGCCGCGCTCGGCTCCTTCTTCGCCGGCTCGGTCGCCACCTTCCTGCTCGCCGTCTTCGCCCCACCGCTCGCCGACCTCGCGCTCAAATTCGGCCCGCCCGAGTATTTTGCGCTGATGGTTCTAGGGCTTGTGGCCTCCGTCGCGCTGGCGTCGGGCTCCGTCATCAAGGCGCTGGCGATGGTGGTGCTGGGCATTCTGCTCGGCCTCTCCGGTCAGGACGTCTACACCGGCACCCCACGCTTCACCTTCGACATGATCGAGCTGGCGGATGGAATCGAGTTCGTGGCGCTGGCCATGGGCGTGTTCGGCATCGGCGAGATCGTGCGCAATCTCGAGGACGAGCACACCCGCACGGTGATGGTGCAGAAGGTGAAGGGCCTGCTGCTCTCCAAGGAGGACTTCAAGCGCATCATCGGCCCGGTGATTCGCGGCACCTTCCTCGGCTCCTTCCTCGGCATCCTGCCGGGCGGCGGCGCGATCCTGTCGTCCTTCGCCGCCTATTCCATCGAGAAGAAGATCTCCCGCCACCCCGAGCGCTTCGGCAAGGGGGCCATTGAGGGCGTGGCGGGGCCGGAATCGGCTAATAATGCGGGCGCGCAGACCTCCTTTATCCCCATGCTGACGCTCGGCATTCCGTCCAACCCGGTGATGGCGCTGATGATCGGCGCGCTGATCATCCAGGGCATCGTGCCCGGCCCGAACGTCGTCAACGAGCAGCCGAGCCTGTTCTGGGGCATTGTCGCGTCGATGTGGATCGGCAATTTCCTGCTGGTGGTGCTCAACCTGCCGCTGATCGGCATCTGGGTCCGGCTGCTCACCGTGCCCTATCACATCCTCTTCCCGCTCATCGTTGGCTTCTGCTGCATCGGCGTCTACAGCGTCAACAATAACAACTTTGACGTGTATACGATGGCCATCTTCGGCCTCATCGGCTACGTCCTCGTCAAGCTACACTGCGAACCCGCGCCACTTTTACTTGGGTTCATTATTGGGCCTATGCTTGAGGAATATTTGCGTCGTGCTATGCTGATATCGCGAGGTGATCCGCTGGTCTTCATCTCGCGTCCGATTTCTGCGACGATGCTGGCGCTGGCGGCGCTGGCGTTGCTGGTCGTGCTGCTGCCCTCCGTGCGCAAGAAGCGCGACGAGGCGTTCAAAGAATGA
- a CDS encoding transglutaminase family protein, translating into MQTLTVRHLTRYTYANPVEFQPHRLMLRPRDSHDLRLVAAQLTLWPPANVRWMHDVFGNSVATVDFTEPANELSIESVLTIERYGLGGLDFEIAEAAKEYPFVYSPDDRTDLGRMLEPHYPDPMGELEQWAKGFIAGRPTDTMALVTDINNSIHQGFAYQVRHEQGTQPPLETLRLGSGSCRDFALLLIEAVRALGFGARFVTGYLYDPALDGDGPAVIGAGATHAWADIYLPGAGWVEFDPTNGTIAADNLIRVAVTRDPSQAVPVTGGFTGLTGDYLGMEVNVSVRSQPEPLAA; encoded by the coding sequence ATGCAGACTCTCACCGTGCGCCACCTCACGCGCTACACCTACGCCAACCCTGTCGAGTTCCAGCCGCATCGGCTGATGCTGCGTCCCCGTGACAGCCATGACCTGCGTCTGGTCGCGGCGCAGCTCACGCTCTGGCCGCCCGCCAATGTGCGCTGGATGCATGACGTGTTCGGCAACTCGGTGGCGACGGTGGACTTCACCGAGCCGGCCAACGAGCTGTCGATCGAAAGTGTGCTGACCATCGAACGCTATGGGCTGGGCGGCCTCGACTTCGAGATCGCCGAGGCGGCGAAGGAGTACCCCTTCGTCTACTCGCCCGATGACCGAACCGATCTCGGGCGCATGCTCGAGCCGCACTATCCCGACCCTATGGGCGAGCTTGAGCAATGGGCCAAGGGCTTCATCGCCGGGCGCCCGACCGATACGATGGCTCTGGTGACCGACATCAACAACAGCATCCATCAGGGCTTCGCCTATCAGGTTCGCCATGAGCAGGGCACGCAGCCGCCGCTTGAAACGTTGCGGCTGGGGTCGGGCTCCTGCCGCGATTTCGCATTGTTGCTGATCGAGGCTGTGCGCGCCCTTGGCTTCGGCGCGCGCTTCGTGACCGGCTACCTCTACGACCCGGCGCTGGATGGCGACGGGCCGGCGGTTATCGGCGCGGGGGCGACGCATGCCTGGGCGGATATCTATCTGCCGGGCGCGGGCTGGGTCGAGTTCGACCCGACGAATGGCACCATCGCGGCCGACAACCTGATCCGCGTTGCGGTCACGCGCGACCCCAGCCAGGCGGTTCCCGTCACCGGCGGCTTTACCGGTCTCACCGGCGACTATCTGGGGATGGAGGTCAACGTCTCCGTACGTTCCCAGCCCGAGCCGCTGGCCGCCTGA
- a CDS encoding HXXEE domain-containing protein, whose translation MSLQLWAWLALIAYTLHILEEFSFDWRNWARSVISLPVEWSDFYLTNAAVVVLGFAQAQMSDLLALAPLSFAALMLINATFFHVLPMIVSRGRFSPGTFTAVLFFYPVGFGMFFAAAQEGKLSGTTLLGALLTGALLMAFPVCLLKAKGLPYFRQAR comes from the coding sequence GTGTCGCTTCAGCTTTGGGCGTGGCTCGCTCTGATCGCCTACACGCTTCACATCCTCGAAGAATTCTCGTTCGACTGGAGAAACTGGGCGCGCTCGGTCATCAGCCTGCCCGTCGAGTGGAGCGACTTCTATCTCACCAATGCGGCTGTGGTTGTGCTGGGCTTCGCGCAGGCGCAGATGTCCGACCTGCTGGCCCTCGCGCCGCTGAGTTTTGCGGCGCTGATGCTCATCAACGCCACTTTCTTCCACGTCCTGCCGATGATCGTGTCCCGAGGGCGTTTTTCGCCGGGCACCTTCACCGCCGTGCTGTTCTTCTACCCGGTCGGTTTCGGCATGTTCTTCGCTGCGGCGCAGGAGGGGAAGCTGTCCGGCACCACGCTCCTTGGCGCCCTTCTCACCGGCGCACTGCTGATGGCGTTTCCGGTTTGCCTGCTCAAGGCAAAGGGCCTGCCGTATTTCCGGCAGGCCCGCTGA
- a CDS encoding alkene reductase — protein sequence MPISLFDSYRLGDITLTNRIVMAPLTRNRAVEGLVPSPLAVTYYGQRASAGLIITEATQVSATAQGYQDTPGIFTEAQVEGWKKVTDAVHAKGGRIFVQLWHVGRVSHRSLQPGGGAPLAPSAIRAETKTYVNNGFADVDEPRALETDEIPGIVEDFRLAAANAIRAGFDGVEIHAANGYLIDQFLRDGANKRTDRYGGSIENRVRFLKEIMEAVTAEIGAARTGIRISPVTPANGLSDSDPAALFAHVLDVLEAIKPVYIHIIEGATGGPRDVVPGFDFEALHKRYSGAWMVNNGYDKAMAEDVVASGKADLVAFGKAFIANPDAVERLREGAAFNELDRDTLYGGGAKGYIDYPALAEAVA from the coding sequence ATGCCGATTTCTCTTTTTGATAGCTACCGCCTCGGCGACATCACGCTGACAAACCGCATCGTCATGGCTCCGTTGACCCGCAACCGCGCGGTCGAGGGCCTCGTCCCCTCGCCGCTCGCCGTGACCTATTACGGCCAGCGCGCCTCGGCCGGTCTCATCATCACCGAGGCGACGCAGGTTTCCGCGACCGCGCAGGGCTATCAGGACACGCCCGGCATCTTCACCGAAGCTCAAGTCGAGGGCTGGAAGAAGGTGACGGACGCCGTCCATGCCAAGGGTGGGCGCATCTTCGTGCAGCTCTGGCATGTCGGGCGCGTCTCGCACCGTTCGCTGCAGCCCGGCGGTGGCGCACCGCTCGCGCCCTCGGCGATCCGTGCCGAGACCAAGACCTATGTGAATAACGGTTTTGCCGATGTCGACGAGCCCCGCGCGCTCGAGACGGACGAGATCCCCGGCATTGTCGAGGACTTCCGCCTTGCGGCCGCCAACGCCATTCGCGCCGGCTTCGACGGTGTCGAGATCCACGCGGCCAATGGCTATCTGATCGACCAGTTTCTGCGCGATGGCGCCAACAAGCGCACCGACCGTTATGGCGGCTCGATCGAGAACCGCGTGCGTTTCCTAAAGGAAATCATGGAAGCCGTCACGGCCGAGATCGGCGCCGCGCGTACCGGCATCCGCATTTCCCCGGTGACGCCGGCCAATGGCCTCTCCGACAGCGACCCTGCCGCGCTCTTCGCGCATGTGCTGGACGTGCTGGAGGCGATCAAGCCGGTCTATATCCACATCATCGAGGGCGCTACGGGCGGCCCGCGCGACGTGGTGCCGGGCTTCGACTTCGAGGCGCTGCACAAGCGCTACAGCGGCGCCTGGATGGTCAATAACGGCTACGACAAGGCGATGGCTGAAGATGTCGTCGCCAGCGGCAAGGCAGACCTTGTCGCCTTCGGCAAGGCGTTCATCGCCAATCCGGACGCGGTGGAGCGCCTGCGTGAAGGAGCCGCCTTCAACGAGCTCGACCGCGACACGCTCTATGGCGGCGGCGCCAAAGGTTATATCGACTATCCGGCCCTTGCCGAAGCCGTGGCCTGA
- the pncB gene encoding nicotinate phosphoribosyltransferase, translating to MIDIASRVYNHTWKIDPIVRSVLDTDFYKLLMAQTIYRRHFQTRVTFGIINRTAHVRIADFVDEGELREQLDHVRSLSLTRGESTWLRGNMFYGKRQMFSPDFMAWFEGFRFPAYHLEKRDGQYELTFEGPWIETTMWEVPALAIINELRSRAVLRSLGRFELQVLYAQAMTRVWEKVQRLRALGGVNVADFGTRRRHGFLWQDWCVQAMMEGLGESFLGTSNCLIAMRREVEATGTNAHELPMVYAALARSDAELADAPYKVLSDWQKDYEGNLRVILPDTFGTTHFLQEAPDWVTNWTGIRIDSKDPIEGGEEAIAWWIARGQDPRTKLAIFSDGLDIADIETIYRHFQGRMRIGFGWGTLLTNDFRDFVPEGRLDPISIVCKVISADGHPTVKLSDNATKAMGPADEIARYRRVFHATEQPRRELAV from the coding sequence ATGATCGATATCGCCTCGCGCGTCTACAATCACACTTGGAAGATCGACCCGATCGTGCGCTCGGTGCTCGATACTGACTTCTACAAGCTGTTGATGGCACAGACGATCTACCGTCGGCATTTCCAGACGCGGGTGACCTTCGGCATCATCAACCGCACCGCGCATGTGCGCATCGCTGATTTTGTCGACGAGGGCGAACTGCGCGAGCAGCTCGACCATGTGCGCTCGCTCTCCCTCACCCGAGGCGAGTCGACCTGGCTGCGCGGCAACATGTTCTACGGCAAGCGCCAGATGTTCTCGCCGGACTTCATGGCCTGGTTCGAGGGCTTCCGCTTTCCGGCCTATCACCTCGAAAAGCGCGACGGGCAATATGAGCTGACCTTCGAGGGCCCATGGATCGAGACCACCATGTGGGAGGTGCCGGCGCTCGCCATCATCAACGAGCTGCGCTCGCGCGCCGTCTTGCGCAGTCTGGGGCGGTTCGAACTGCAGGTGCTTTACGCCCAGGCGATGACGCGGGTTTGGGAGAAGGTCCAGCGGCTGCGCGCGCTCGGCGGGGTCAATGTCGCCGATTTCGGCACGCGCCGGCGTCATGGCTTCCTGTGGCAGGACTGGTGCGTGCAGGCGATGATGGAGGGGTTGGGCGAGAGCTTCCTCGGCACCTCCAATTGCCTCATCGCCATGCGCCGCGAGGTCGAGGCTACCGGCACCAATGCCCATGAACTGCCCATGGTCTATGCCGCGCTGGCGCGCTCCGACGCGGAACTCGCCGACGCGCCTTACAAGGTGCTGTCGGACTGGCAGAAGGACTATGAGGGCAATCTGCGGGTCATCCTCCCTGACACCTTCGGCACGACGCATTTTCTCCAGGAGGCGCCCGACTGGGTGACGAACTGGACCGGCATTCGAATCGATTCGAAGGATCCCATCGAGGGTGGCGAGGAAGCGATCGCCTGGTGGATCGCGCGGGGACAGGATCCGCGCACCAAGCTCGCCATCTTCTCCGACGGCCTCGATATCGCGGACATCGAGACCATCTATCGCCACTTCCAGGGCCGGATGCGTATCGGCTTCGGCTGGGGGACCCTGCTGACCAACGATTTCCGCGACTTCGTGCCGGAGGGGCGGCTCGACCCGATTTCCATCGTCTGCAAGGTGATTTCCGCCGACGGCCATCCCACCGTGAAACTGTCCGACAACGCCACCAAGGCTATGGGTCCGGCTGACGAAATCGCCCGCTATCGGCGGGTGTTCCATGCCACCGAACAGCCCCGCCGCGAACTCGCCGTTTAG
- a CDS encoding SH3 domain-containing protein, which produces MSTSTQEQRGSGLSSTLVKDFRAILTALEQEKATRADSAPPERLLVAEPVAEPVRPLVTRREPIEKPAPAPYSEVRSRIAALGDVRDMFPSRPATSEPAHPPAPLSSEAQPVPAQLRPAALRPVAQPLADSSVSEPRRRGFGVVVRCAEGETPARKRRSSSKDAFTWQRLGVLAVFMAIAGGGAVALQSVVGREEAKVAPEAIGNAAIASVAPSAPLAVQPVADTAVAPSNAPFPIAAQPQPSAAPSVAAVVAEVPQPTLRNAEPLFETSPAPANLPGVTAFAPTGDAGAEVLHADKPKGTTESATTTLPRQAPLPPPAPPKPAMVAAAPPAAAPVAASASESDAAPAGEDEAPADGAGFGGAPVGTITLRSPVTMRAAPKKGAAPVGNLSSGQKVELVACSGWCEVIAEGKRGFIYKSFVDVSAVKPLETATP; this is translated from the coding sequence ATGTCGACCTCGACGCAGGAACAGCGCGGCTCCGGCCTTTCGTCCACGCTGGTCAAGGATTTCCGCGCCATTCTCACGGCTCTTGAGCAGGAGAAGGCGACCCGCGCGGATAGCGCGCCGCCTGAGCGCCTTCTAGTAGCCGAGCCGGTCGCCGAGCCGGTACGGCCGTTGGTCACGCGCCGCGAACCCATCGAGAAACCGGCGCCGGCTCCCTATTCCGAAGTCCGCAGCCGGATCGCCGCCCTTGGGGACGTCCGGGACATGTTCCCCTCCCGGCCCGCGACGAGCGAACCCGCCCATCCGCCGGCGCCGCTTTCTTCCGAAGCTCAGCCTGTTCCCGCCCAGCTTCGCCCCGCAGCCCTGCGCCCGGTTGCCCAGCCGCTCGCTGATTCGTCCGTCTCCGAGCCCCGCCGCCGCGGCTTTGGCGTTGTTGTACGCTGCGCCGAGGGCGAGACGCCGGCACGCAAGCGCCGTTCCTCATCCAAGGACGCCTTCACCTGGCAGCGCCTTGGCGTGCTCGCCGTCTTCATGGCGATTGCCGGCGGCGGGGCGGTGGCCCTTCAGTCGGTCGTCGGTCGCGAGGAAGCGAAGGTCGCGCCGGAGGCGATCGGAAATGCCGCCATTGCCAGCGTTGCGCCGTCGGCCCCGCTGGCCGTGCAGCCAGTGGCGGACACGGCGGTAGCCCCGTCCAACGCGCCGTTCCCCATCGCGGCCCAGCCGCAGCCGAGCGCGGCGCCGAGCGTTGCCGCCGTCGTCGCCGAGGTGCCCCAGCCCACGCTGCGCAACGCCGAGCCGTTGTTCGAGACCTCACCGGCCCCCGCCAACCTGCCCGGCGTCACCGCCTTCGCCCCGACGGGCGATGCGGGCGCTGAGGTGCTTCACGCCGACAAGCCCAAGGGCACGACAGAGAGCGCCACAACGACGCTGCCGCGTCAGGCTCCGCTGCCACCGCCGGCGCCGCCCAAGCCGGCTATGGTGGCTGCTGCGCCGCCCGCAGCAGCCCCTGTCGCCGCCTCGGCCTCGGAGAGCGACGCAGCCCCGGCCGGCGAGGATGAGGCGCCCGCTGACGGCGCCGGATTCGGTGGCGCGCCGGTTGGGACGATCACCCTGCGCTCGCCCGTCACCATGCGCGCCGCGCCGAAGAAGGGCGCCGCGCCGGTCGGCAATCTGTCGAGCGGCCAGAAGGTCGAACTCGTCGCCTGCTCGGGCTGGTGCGAGGTCATTGCCGAGGGCAAGCGCGGCTTCATCTACAAGAGCTTTGTGGATGTCTCGGCGGTGAAGCCGCTGGAGACCGCGACGCCCTGA
- a CDS encoding Gfo/Idh/MocA family protein, which produces MGESTAVEKAPIRVGVIGVGVMGYNHARVLSDLPGAIMVGIADPDETQRAKVAAMLGCTAVASTEELIALGVDALVVAAPTHLHHDVALAAIAAGKHVLVEKPIAPTVAEAEAIVAAAKAKGVALMVGHVERFNPAVEAVKNAIRGEEILSIGITRVGPFPPRMSNVGVVIDLAVHDIDLICHFTGSQISEVQPQVKAAVADREDIALLQFRTANGVLAHINTNWLTPFKARTVQVATRNKYVTGDLLTRQVTECFDYKPDGSYSMRHLPVAYAEPLRVELTRFLEAIRGEKAPAVTGEDGVAAIATAIRCLDVPGSVKPEAAPLRIAAAG; this is translated from the coding sequence ATGGGTGAAAGCACCGCTGTGGAAAAAGCTCCGATCCGTGTCGGCGTCATCGGCGTCGGCGTCATGGGCTACAATCATGCGCGCGTGCTGTCCGATCTGCCGGGCGCCATCATGGTCGGCATCGCCGACCCGGACGAGACCCAGCGCGCCAAGGTCGCGGCCATGCTCGGCTGCACCGCTGTCGCCAGCACCGAGGAACTGATCGCGCTGGGCGTCGACGCGCTGGTCGTCGCCGCGCCGACCCATCTCCATCACGACGTCGCACTGGCGGCCATCGCTGCGGGCAAGCATGTACTGGTGGAAAAGCCCATCGCCCCTACCGTCGCCGAGGCCGAGGCCATCGTGGCGGCGGCCAAGGCCAAGGGCGTGGCGCTGATGGTCGGCCATGTCGAGCGCTTCAACCCGGCGGTCGAGGCGGTGAAGAACGCCATTCGCGGCGAGGAGATCCTCTCCATCGGCATCACCCGCGTCGGCCCTTTCCCGCCGCGCATGTCGAATGTTGGTGTGGTGATCGACCTCGCGGTCCACGATATCGACCTGATCTGCCATTTCACCGGCTCGCAGATTTCCGAGGTGCAGCCGCAGGTGAAGGCGGCGGTCGCCGACCGCGAGGACATCGCGCTGCTGCAGTTCCGCACCGCCAATGGCGTGCTGGCGCACATCAACACCAACTGGCTGACGCCGTTCAAGGCGCGCACCGTGCAGGTGGCGACGCGCAACAAATATGTAACCGGCGACCTGCTGACCCGGCAGGTCACCGAGTGCTTCGACTACAAGCCCGATGGCAGCTACTCGATGCGCCATCTTCCCGTGGCCTATGCCGAGCCGCTGCGTGTGGAACTCACCCGGTTCCTGGAAGCCATTCGCGGCGAGAAGGCCCCGGCCGTCACCGGTGAGGACGGCGTCGCCGCCATTGCCACCGCCATCCGCTGCCTGGACGTGCCCGGCTCGGTGAAGCCCGAGGCCGCGCCGCTGCGTATCGCCGCTGCCGGCTGA